In Dermacentor albipictus isolate Rhodes 1998 colony chromosome 6, USDA_Dalb.pri_finalv2, whole genome shotgun sequence, the following proteins share a genomic window:
- the l(2)gd1 gene encoding coiled-coil and C2 domain-containing protein 1-like isoform X4, with amino-acid sequence MARRSGASKGRSGGAKGSLAQLGLFDMPDLDGIGNDDDGDDDADDGDLEAELSELLSGRVQPKPKKPKPKPAADLASIQMMAAAALKEDNSGDESDDANLSDDPELVAELGALHPHQEEESAPEPPPRVASRPPGAVQVLPTSPPPASPATSPSGELPLVETLQERLRSYAAAESAAKSLGDSSKARRYGRAIKTLESLLKKAKAGAPVSEEEIPPPVAIPKPPAPASEVSHEFPKMAKLDRGRNASDTPLSEQPTPAGDSAEKPAEPSGPGAVPTPPHRRPAPPIPTRPDPTPAPAPKAEPPASTGNPQEQLLATRRDQYKRAAINAKKRGDQQAAISYVRTAKQFDAVLTAMVQGQPVDLSKMPPPPPEFQGADQATVAPAAPPSVPTAEAQKQASGDNTTVPSYIDENVVDDPSLFGGPPPPATIMEALQQRLDKYKNTFNEAKEQGNDRKARRLERIVKQYEDAIKLYKAGKPVDFEELPAPPGFGPIPVPSEAAPVPNPEPPKPAPKPAPKPAPKPAAKPPAPQPGAAAARAGQPGSGSPKKPLRRGLSTTIDKQMQFLQERQRLFREAALEAKRRGEVEQAKQYLRTMKGIDPMIQATECGLPIDASSIPIPPQLQEDFVVVEASDCEPKDENIEQMYQTLEQELVEQHEMCVQNKDHFFKLGDVASGTKFEKLAQDTNRDLLVVKNLRQRNDPLPRFHYETRVFSIVRCNHDLTDTDIEVSIVRGVNLPGLELRMFAVLWIS; translated from the exons TTGGGGCTCTTTGACATGCCTGATCTTGATGGCATTGGCAACgacgacgatggtgatgatgatgcagaTGATGGAGACTTGGAAGCTGAGCTGTCAGAACTGCTTTCTGGACGTGTCCAGCCAAAGCCGAAGAAACCCAAGCCAAAGCCAG CCGCAGACCTGGCATCTATTCAAATgatggctgctgctgctttgaAGGAGGATAACTCGGGTGATGAAAGCGATGATGCCAATCTGTCTGATGACCCGGAACTGGTG GCGGAGCTTGGCGCTCTTCACCCTCACCAAGAAGAAGAATCGGCACCAGAGCCACCGCCAAGGGTTGCATCTAGACCACCGGGTGCCGTCCAGGTGCTCCCAACAAG CCCTCCACCCGCCAGTCCTGCTACAAGCCCCAGTGGGGAGCTTCCCCTTGTCGAGACCCTTCAGGAACGGCTGCGCAGCTACGCTGCTGCTGAGTCGGCAGCCAAGTCCCTGGGGGACAGCTCCAAGGCCAGGCGTTATGGCCGCGCAATCAAG ACCTTGGAATCTCTGTTGAAGAAAGCAAAGGCGGGTGCACCAGTGAGCGAAGAAGAGATTCCTCCCCCGGTAGCCATCCCCAAGCCGCCAGCTCCTGCGTCAGAAGTTTCCC ACGAGTTTCCCAAGATGGCCAAACTGGATCGGGGTCGCAATGCATCTGACACCCCTCTTTCAGAGCAACCCACCCCTGCCGGAGACAGCGCAGAGAAGCCTGCGGAGCCGTCGGGACCTGGTGCAGTGCCAACTCCACCACATCGGAGGCCTGCCCCTCCAATACCTACGC GCCCGGATCCAACGCCTGCCCCTGCTCCAAAGGCGGAGCCACCTGCCAGCACTGGCAACCCGCAGGAGCAGTTGCTGGCAACACGTAGAGACCAGTACAAGCGAGCTGCCATCAACGCTAAGAAGCGTGGCGACCAGCAGGCTGCTATTAGCTACGTCCGCACAGCCAAG CAATTCGATGCTGTGCTCACCGCCATGGTTCAAGGGCAGCCTGTTGACTTGTCGAAAatgccgccaccaccaccagagTTTCAAG GTGCTGACCAAGCCACGGTAGCTCCagcagcgccacctagtgtgcCAACTGCCGAGGCCCAGAAACAGGCTTCGGGTGACAACACTACAGTGCCGTCTTACATCGACGAAAATG TTGTGGACGATCCATCCTTATTTGGGGGGCCCCCTCCACCAGCCACCATAATGGAAGCGCTTCAGCAGAGGCTCGACAAGTACAAGAACACGTTCAATGAAGCCAAGGAACAAGGGAACGATCGAAAGGCTCGGCGGCTTGAACGGATTGTCAAG CAATATGAAGATGCCATCAAACTGTACAAGGCTGGAAAACCAGTCGACTTTGAGGAACTACCAGCTCCTCCCG GTTTCGGGCCAATCCCTGTTCCCTCCGAGGCTGCCCCTGTTCCAAATCCAGAGCCACCGAAGCCAGCGCCAAAGCCAGCGCCGAAGCCAGCCCCTAAGCCTGCTGCCAAGCCACCTGCTCCCCAGCCAGGTGCAGCTGCTGCTAGAGCAGGGCAGCCTGGGTCCGGTTCCCCGAAAAAGCCAT TGCGTCGTGGCCTGTCGACCACCATCGACAAGCAAATGCAGTTCCTGCAGGAGCGGCAGAGGCTGTTCCGAGAGGCAGCCTTGGAGGCCAAACGTCGGGGCGAGGTGGAACAGGCCAAGCAGTACCTCCGCACAATGAAG GGAATAGATCCCATGATCCAGGCTACCGAGTGCGGCCTTCCAATTGATGCATCAAGT aTCCCAATTCCACCTCAGCTTCAGGAAGACTTCGTGGTTGTCGAGGCATCCGACTGTGAACCCAAGGACGAGAACATTGAACAGATGTACCAGACACTTGAACAAGAGCTGGTGGAACAACACGAG atgtgcgTTCAGAACAAAGACCATTTCTTCAAGTTGGGAGATGTAGCCTCTGGAACCAA GTTTGAGAAGCTTGCTCAGGACACCAATCGAGATCTGCTGGTGGTGAAAAACCTCAGGCAGCGCAATGACCCACTTCCACGGTTCCACTATGAAACCAGAGTATTCTCAATAGTTCG